From bacterium, a single genomic window includes:
- a CDS encoding glycosyltransferase family 39 protein, translating to MPPANGEGLQRSLLVIALAVWLGLSLWYSSRMNWLSADDAYITLRYAQHWAQGQGPVYNVGERVEGYTNFLWVLTLTPLIGLGIPGTLAVKLLAGLSGAGALCLVWLLGRRIAGKDSWLGPAAALALALNGTFIWWTLPGSMEVSTLALTLLAGFYLLLGREGADEKARLRETLGAGVFLGLSVLTRPDAVLFGIPALVVVLLEKGRRPLRAALLLAPGVLMVAGQLIFRLSYYGDWLPNTFYAKVGINLRVIGRGLEYLLTFVKAQALLFVGAVFFPWRRWGARVLPFLTGCLLYWIYLAAIGGDWMSLRLFHHTLPILVLVGAAGYLNLFERLREKKWGRIIRIPAAVLALAGLLFLTHLEADPSMAFSPMRFGVQQRYLTARWLNEYADPDDRVALTSTGIIPYFTDLYTIDMVGLMDRHIAREGVSIAGFGFPGHERFDNDYVLAKKPEWFVLNITPGELLSGAQPPLFYEMDLLRRPEFWTEYHLVLPLYPTLTILHRRDDARGLERLEPGEWESSYGFVPEYARR from the coding sequence ATGCCCCCGGCAAACGGGGAAGGACTACAGCGGTCGCTCCTCGTCATCGCCCTGGCGGTCTGGCTGGGGCTCTCCCTTTGGTACAGCTCCCGGATGAACTGGCTTTCGGCGGACGACGCCTACATCACCCTGCGCTACGCCCAGCACTGGGCCCAGGGGCAGGGACCGGTGTACAACGTGGGCGAGCGGGTCGAGGGTTACACCAACTTCCTGTGGGTCCTCACCCTCACGCCGCTCATCGGTCTGGGCATCCCCGGGACGCTGGCGGTGAAGCTCCTGGCCGGTCTTTCCGGAGCCGGCGCGCTGTGCCTGGTCTGGCTCCTGGGCCGCCGCATCGCGGGGAAGGATTCCTGGCTCGGGCCGGCGGCGGCGCTGGCCCTGGCCCTCAACGGCACCTTCATCTGGTGGACCCTCCCGGGCTCCATGGAGGTCTCCACCCTGGCGTTGACCCTCCTGGCGGGGTTTTACCTCCTCCTCGGACGGGAGGGCGCCGACGAGAAGGCGAGGCTGCGCGAGACGCTGGGAGCGGGGGTGTTCCTCGGTCTGAGCGTCCTGACGCGCCCCGACGCCGTCCTCTTCGGCATCCCGGCCCTCGTTGTCGTCCTCCTGGAGAAGGGGAGGCGGCCGCTGCGGGCGGCCCTCCTCCTCGCCCCCGGCGTGCTCATGGTCGCCGGCCAGCTCATCTTCCGGCTCTCGTACTACGGAGATTGGCTGCCGAACACGTTCTACGCCAAGGTGGGCATCAATCTGCGGGTCATCGGCCGGGGCCTGGAGTACCTGTTGACCTTCGTGAAGGCCCAGGCGCTCCTCTTCGTCGGCGCGGTCTTCTTCCCCTGGAGGCGGTGGGGGGCCAGGGTCCTGCCGTTCCTCACGGGGTGCCTCCTGTACTGGATATATCTGGCGGCCATCGGCGGCGACTGGATGTCGTTGCGCCTGTTCCACCACACCCTGCCAATCCTCGTCCTCGTGGGGGCCGCCGGTTACCTGAACCTCTTCGAACGGCTCCGAGAAAAGAAATGGGGGAGGATTATCCGCATCCCCGCCGCCGTCTTGGCCCTGGCCGGCCTTTTATTCCTCACGCACCTGGAGGCCGACCCCTCGATGGCCTTCAGCCCCATGCGCTTCGGGGTCCAGCAGCGGTACCTCACGGCCCGGTGGCTCAACGAATACGCCGACCCCGACGACCGGGTGGCCCTGACCTCGACCGGCATCATCCCCTACTTCACCGATCTGTACACCATAGACATGGTGGGGCTGATGGACCGCCACATCGCCCGGGAGGGGGTGAGCATCGCCGGCTTCGGCTTCCCGGGGCACGAGCGGTTCGACAACGACTACGTCCTGGCCAAAAAGCCGGAGTGGTTCGTGCTGAACATCACCCCGGGCGAGCTCCTGTCCGGGGCCCAGCCGCCCCTCTTCTACGAGATGGACCTCCTCCGGCGGCCGGAGTTCTGGACGGAGTACCACCTCGTGTTACCGCTCTACCCCACCCTCACGATACTGCACCGGCGGGACGACGCCCGCGGGCTGGAGAGGTTGGAGCCCGGCGAATGGGAGTCGAGCTACGGCTTCGTCCCGGAGTACGCACGGCGATGA
- the bamA gene encoding outer membrane protein assembly factor BamA encodes MPIKGPVYALFVVLLLGATAHAQDQAPVIRAMEVRGNRIYDDQYVFERVSSRVGQPLDPDAVAADITRLFDQGVFDDVAVLTEPYEDGVKLIFEVVERGTIGVVSYVGVEELNEDDVADAIESRVKSGQPLDPSVLNTAVLAIEDMADEKGLIHCRVTPETSPGSGGTVDVKFVIEEGSEIWIRTIAFEGNEAYSDWEIRNLFMQLSEDEWWNSETFDQKVFESDLAAIVDGYNNGGYLNARVEDYKLDFSDTEDEVDILITIYEGERYYFGGVTWEGNYILSDRRIERDLQIAPGDVLDIGAYEASLEAIRDDYWEYGYVFLQIDEPKEIDEETNTVTYHWVLDEGEPATVGKIEIVGNTFTKDKVIRREFTIYPGEVFDGKAFRRSLERIFNLQYFENVVPDWRIDPVAKVIDLTVRVVEREGTTRISVGGGYSTRDGLMANFSIGWINFDTEALPEIWKSKGGGQELTLSADLGATVSNLSLSFLEPWFLDTHTAVGAGAYHSSVQTRFDYEQVKFGFYGLVGRPLGDDASWRIRYDYAENTINPYDDASESTREAAGTKLTSSVTLSLMRDTRDNYFFPTTGSRQYLSFEVAGGPFGGDQDFYKITGYATTYFPGFWKTALAMRLYAGFADSYSDTEKVPVYERFYTGGSDVRGYHDFSLSPRDSDGNVIGGNFKLYYNLEYRVPIVENMVYGMTFLDSGNTWGNLTEVDWGDLVFGYGVGVRIDIPMVGLLGFDYGWSEDVPKGRLHFSIAQTF; translated from the coding sequence TCGACGACGTCGCCGTCCTGACGGAGCCCTACGAGGACGGGGTAAAGCTCATCTTCGAGGTGGTGGAACGGGGGACCATCGGCGTCGTGTCCTACGTCGGCGTGGAGGAGCTCAACGAGGACGACGTGGCCGATGCCATCGAGAGCCGGGTCAAGAGCGGTCAACCCCTCGACCCGTCGGTCCTGAACACGGCCGTGCTGGCTATCGAGGACATGGCCGACGAGAAGGGGCTCATCCACTGCCGCGTCACCCCCGAGACCTCGCCCGGCTCCGGCGGCACGGTGGACGTGAAGTTCGTCATCGAGGAGGGCTCCGAGATCTGGATCCGCACCATCGCCTTCGAGGGCAACGAGGCCTACTCGGACTGGGAGATACGCAACCTCTTCATGCAGCTCTCCGAGGACGAGTGGTGGAACTCGGAGACCTTCGATCAGAAGGTGTTCGAGAGCGACCTCGCCGCCATCGTGGACGGCTACAACAACGGCGGGTACCTGAACGCCCGGGTGGAGGACTACAAGCTCGACTTCTCGGACACCGAGGACGAGGTGGACATCCTGATCACCATCTACGAGGGCGAGCGGTACTACTTCGGCGGCGTGACCTGGGAGGGGAATTACATCCTGTCCGACCGCCGGATCGAGCGCGACCTCCAGATCGCCCCGGGCGACGTCCTGGACATCGGCGCCTACGAAGCCTCCCTGGAGGCCATCCGCGACGACTACTGGGAGTACGGCTACGTCTTCCTCCAGATAGACGAACCGAAGGAGATAGACGAAGAGACGAACACCGTCACGTACCACTGGGTCCTGGACGAGGGCGAGCCGGCGACGGTGGGCAAGATCGAAATAGTCGGCAACACCTTCACCAAGGACAAGGTCATCCGGCGCGAGTTCACCATTTACCCGGGCGAGGTGTTCGACGGGAAGGCCTTCCGCCGTTCCCTGGAGCGCATCTTCAACCTGCAGTACTTCGAGAACGTCGTCCCTGACTGGCGGATAGACCCGGTGGCCAAGGTCATTGACCTCACGGTGCGGGTGGTGGAGCGCGAGGGGACGACGCGCATCTCGGTGGGGGGCGGTTACTCCACCCGGGACGGCCTGATGGCCAACTTCTCCATCGGATGGATCAACTTCGACACCGAGGCGCTGCCCGAAATCTGGAAGTCCAAGGGCGGGGGTCAGGAGCTCACCCTCTCGGCCGACCTGGGCGCCACCGTGTCCAACCTTTCCCTCTCCTTCCTCGAGCCCTGGTTCCTGGACACCCACACCGCCGTCGGTGCGGGCGCCTACCACTCCTCGGTCCAGACCCGCTTCGATTACGAACAGGTCAAGTTCGGCTTCTACGGCCTCGTGGGGCGCCCCCTGGGCGATGACGCCTCCTGGCGGATCCGGTACGACTACGCCGAGAACACCATCAACCCCTACGACGACGCCAGCGAGTCCACCCGGGAGGCCGCCGGCACCAAGCTGACCAGTTCGGTGACCCTCTCCCTCATGCGGGACACACGCGACAACTACTTCTTCCCCACCACCGGCTCACGCCAGTACCTGAGCTTCGAGGTCGCCGGGGGCCCTTTCGGCGGGGACCAGGACTTCTACAAGATAACGGGCTACGCCACCACCTACTTCCCCGGCTTCTGGAAAACGGCGTTGGCGATGAGACTCTACGCGGGATTCGCAGACTCCTACTCCGACACGGAGAAGGTCCCGGTCTACGAGCGCTTCTACACCGGCGGGTCAGACGTCCGCGGTTACCACGACTTCAGCCTTTCGCCCCGCGACTCGGACGGTAACGTCATCGGCGGTAATTTCAAGCTCTACTACAACCTCGAGTACCGCGTCCCCATCGTGGAGAACATGGTGTACGGCATGACCTTTCTGGATTCGGGGAACACCTGGGGAAATCTGACGGAGGTTGACTGGGGCGACCTGGTCTTCGGCTACGGCGTGGGCGTCCGGATAGACATCCCCATGGTGGGGCTCCTGGGATTCGACTACGGCTGGAGCGAGGACGTGCCCAAGGGCCGCCTCCACTTCAGCATCGCCCAAACCTTCTAG